In Musa acuminata AAA Group cultivar baxijiao chromosome BXJ3-11, Cavendish_Baxijiao_AAA, whole genome shotgun sequence, one DNA window encodes the following:
- the LOC135652692 gene encoding uncharacterized protein LOC135652692 has product MTTHAQVKRDLRPAGCGGDGCGARDPWPLHHVRHRTVFCRLCTSCVLRYHPGAFCTSCFDLLLDGGTSPVVRCSGCPAVAHSACLPNPAASFVCPSCSDLGGSSSYFSLVAEKSIDLKSAKVLLAAAKLAAVSMGRAAAATRADAERKVREAAVARKRAREALEKVLLLSQTEKEKKNKETDHIAAPDPRPEVMDPKKKMPKLSSTVAAMVGQKRVQNRERDRWMRFQEPLGMAQTPVQGTVEATNKADPLIGVQNHVMADEAKGRLTSLAHAPNPMGQVVRDETGALKASQGGLVKEEGVVGTC; this is encoded by the coding sequence ATGACGACGCACGCTCAGGTGAAGAGGGACCTCCGGCCAGCCGGATGCGGCGGAGACGGGTGTGGCGCTCGTGACCCCTGGCCGCTCCACCACGTCCGCCACCGCACCGTCTTCTGCCGCCTCTGCACCTCCTGCGTCCTCCGCTACCACCCCGGCGCCTTCTGTACCTCCTGCTTCGATCTCCTCCTCGACGGCGGTACATCCCCCGTCGTGCGCTGCTCCGGTTGCCCCGCCGTCGCCCACTCCGCCTGCCTCCCGAATCCCGCCGCATCCTTCGTCTGCCCTAGCTGCTCCGACCTTGGTGGTTCCTCGTCCTACTTCTCGCTCGTGGCGGAGAAATCAATAGATCTCAAGTCGGCTAAGGTGCTTCTGGCCGCCGCGAAACTGGCGGCTGTGTCCATGGGCAGGGCGGCCGCGGCCACCAGGGCAGACGCGGAGAGGAAGGTCAGGGAGGCAGCGGTTGCGAGGAAGCGAGCGAGGGAAGCCCTCGAAAAGGTTCTTCTGTTGTCGCAGaccgagaaggagaagaagaacaagGAAACCGATCATATTGCAGCACCGGATCCCAGACCTGAAGTCATGGACCCAAAGAAAAAGATGCCGAAGTTGAGTAGCACAGTTGCAGCCATGGTGGGACAGAAGAGAGTTCAAAACAGAGAGCGGGATAGATGGATGAGGTTTCAGGAGCCTCTAGGGATGGCGCAGACACCAGTTCAGGGCACCGTGGAAGCTACGAATAAGGCGGATCCGTTGATAGGGGTGCAGAACCATGTCATGGCCGATGAGGCGAAGGGTAGGTTGACTAGTTTGGCTCATGCCCCCAATCCCATGGGTCAAGTGGTGAGGGATGAAACAGGAGCCCTCAAAGCTTCTCAAGGTGGGCTTGTTAAGGAAGAGGGAGTTGTTGGTACTTGCTGA
- the LOC103972389 gene encoding autophagy-related protein 8i produces the protein MKQKMRPFKDEFSFQERLAESRDILAKYPDRVPVLEECSPGYGKEKVSQVFPQPYSSTSSYIWCRETCLLGNPFTYEVILGKPFLCLSKIPYHQQALVCIVFFMHSPQDRFISGHACFSITDFTATLLDSIYESYKDVDGFLYMSTVAERFLVK, from the exons ATGAAGCAGAAGATGAGACCCTTCAAAGACGAGTTCTCCTTCC AGGAGCGGCTCGCGGAATCGAGGGATATCCTCGCCAAGTACCCCGATCGAGTGCCG GTTCTCGAGGAGTGCTCTCCCGGATATGGAAAAGAGAAAGTAAGTCAAGTGTTTCCTCAACCATATAGTAGCACTTCATCAT ATATCTGGTGCCGAGAGACATGTCTGTTGGGCAATCCATTTACATATGAAGTGATCCTGGGAAAGCCCTTTTTGTGTTTGTCAAAAATACCTTACCACCAACAGGCACTAGTCTGTATTGTCTTCTTCATGCATTCACCACAAGATCGATTCATTTCTGGTCATGCGTGCTTCTCCATAACTGATTTCACAGCCACACTTTTGGATTCCATATACGAGTCATACAAAGATGTGGACGGCTTCCTGTACATGTCTACAGTGGCGGAAAGATTTTTGGTTAAGTAA